GTTCACCGACGCCGACGACATCGCGTCGGTCAGGCAAATCCTGACTGCCTCGTCACCGAAGCGCACAGCTGCAGGACGTCATTGCGCCGTGTGACGCATTATCGATTTCGTTCGTGACGGATTGTAGAGTTGAAGCATGACGGATTATCGATCTCGGGTGGTTGACGAGGAGCTTGCCCAGCGGATGGCGGCCATGGGGGCTGTCCTCGTCGACGGTCCCAAGGCGGTAGGGAAGACGCGCACCGCGGAGGAAGTTGCACGGACCGTGTTCCGCATGGATGTCGATCGAGCGGCACGCACAGCGCTGGAGGTCGCTCCCGAGCAGTTGTTCGCCTCCCCAACGCCGATCCTGTTCGACGAGTGGCAGGAAACTCCGGACCTGTGGAACCTCGTGCGGCGCGCCGTCGATGACCATGATGGGAAGGGCCTCTACATCCTCACGGGCTCGGCACGGCCACGCGATGACGCGCGTGTCCATTCTGGTGCGGGACGGATCGCACGGTTGCGCATTCGTCCGATGACCTTGTTCGAAACCGGGCACTCCACGGGCGAGGTCAGCCTGCGGCGGCTACTGGATGGCGACGACCCTGCCGGCACAAGCTCCGGTCTGACCGTCGATGCGCTACTGGAGCGCATCATCATCGGGGGTTGGCCCGACTTGCTCGACGCCAGCGAGCGCGAGGCATCCCTGTGGCTGCGCGACTATCTGCGCACCCTCGCCGAGGTGGATGTTCCCGGCCTCGGTCCCCGACGGAATCCTGGCAACATCGAACGGCTTCTCACCGCTCTGGGACGTGCGGCGGCGACGCCGCTCAATCTCACCTCCCTGGCCAAGGACGTGGGCGGGGCACGCGGACGCATCGCGTCCGAGACCCTCACGAACTACCTAGATGCCCTCGACCGCCTCATGCTGATCGAACCGATCCCAGCTTGGCGTCCTCACCTGCGCTCGCGGACTCGGCTGCGCGCAGCCGCCGTCCACCACTTTGTCGACCCATCGTTGGGGACAGCCGCCTTGGGTATCGGAAGCAATGATCTACGGCGAGATCTCAACGCGGCCGGGCTTCACTTCGAGTCGCTCGTGATGCGCGACCTACGCGTCTACGGACAGCGCTTGGGCGCCACACTCGCGTCGTGGCGCGACTCCCAAACCGGCCTGGAAGTGGACGCAGTGCTTGAACTGCCGGACGGCCGGTGGGCGGGTATTGAGGTTAAGCTGGGAGAGGCGGCAGCGGACGCAGCTGCGGATTCGCTGCTCCGGATGTCCGACAAAATCGACCATGAACGCCACGGCAAGCCAGCCGCACTCATCGTGCTGACGGGCGGTCGCTTCAGCTACCGGCGCCCGGATGGGGTCTGCGTCGTCCCGATCACGGCGCTCGGACCGTGACGGCCCGACCGGCACGGGGCGGGTTCCATCAGCTCGCAGCGTGAGCCTGGCCTACGCGCCGCCAAGGTGAGGTCGGGCCACTATAACGGCCATCAGCAACCCATCTCAATCATCCGCCGACAACCGCCAGCCCGGGCACGCTCGGACCAAGCGAACCGTTCGGTTCCCCGCCACCACAAGGGGATCCGCGAGTTCCCGAGACGATCGCCGGAGGCCGGCAGATGCCCGGATCTTCCAAAGGGTCTCAGGTTCAAATCCTGCCAACCCAACGACATGATGCTGCGCTCTTCGAGAGGCCTCATTCACACGTCTGTTGTGCCCGCAGCCCGACGGGGAGCGGGGAGGACGAGGCCGTGTTCCCGACAGAGGCGAGAGAGTCGCTCGTGTCCCAAGACCAACCTCCCTGGTCGGTACAGGTGCAGTGACCGGACAGGTTGGTTGAGGGGGAGCGATCCGGGCGTGTGAGTGCGAGGTGTAGTCATAGGTCCACGCTGTGTGATCGGCGCTGTGACAGCCAGAACCCTTGATTGCCTACCACTGGCGAGGCTAGGACCGACCGCTCGAGTCAGACCTCGCGAACCGCCTTGTGACTGGCCATCGTTTGATAGAGCACTACCGACCCCAAGAGCTTCACAGGTGAACCGAATCGTCTTTTCGGCTGGCGAATGCTGTCATTGCCGAGCTCGACGGTACGGAGTGTTAGGGTGACCGCATGGCCAGCACTCCTTCTGAGGCGGAGGAAGACGAGCCATTTGAGCGCGCCGCTTCCGCTGATCGACTCATTGCTTTCACCGACGCGGTCGTGGCAATTGCTATGACACTGCTGGTGCTACCGCTGATGGAATCCGTGGCGGCGGTGACGGATAAGGGCGCCGAGCCGCATATCGGCGACTGGCTCGTTGAACATCATTCGGGCATCTTGAACTTTGTGGTGTCATTTGTAATTGTCGCGTTCTACTGGTTTATGCATCACCGTGTCGTCGAGCAAGTGCGCAGTTTCAGCAACCGAATGTCGTTCGCGAACTTCGTCTGGCTCTTTAGCATCGTGCTGCTCCCAGTGACGACTGCCATGTCGGTCGCCTTCGTCACCGATGGTGTGCAGGCGAGCGTGTACATCGGCGCGCTCGTGCTCCTCATTGGCTCATTGCTGTGGTTGCAAGTCGAAATCGTTAGGCACCCTGAGAGCGGGGCATCCTGGAAGACGATGCGGAGGAGTATCGCCACCGCCATCGCTTCGCTCATTCTTGTGCTCGTCGCCTGGCCCATCATTGCCTTCACGCCGCTCAAATACTTCGGCATGATGGTCTTGCTTTTTGTGCCGCTACTTACCAGC
The genomic region above belongs to Cutibacterium equinum and contains:
- a CDS encoding TMEM175 family protein is translated as MASTPSEAEEDEPFERAASADRLIAFTDAVVAIAMTLLVLPLMESVAAVTDKGAEPHIGDWLVEHHSGILNFVVSFVIVAFYWFMHHRVVEQVRSFSNRMSFANFVWLFSIVLLPVTTAMSVAFVTDGVQASVYIGALVLLIGSLLWLQVEIVRHPESGASWKTMRRSIATAIASLILVLVAWPIIAFTPLKYFGMMVLLFVPLLTSVIARFMPAGDTAS
- a CDS encoding ATP-binding protein — encoded protein: MTDYRSRVVDEELAQRMAAMGAVLVDGPKAVGKTRTAEEVARTVFRMDVDRAARTALEVAPEQLFASPTPILFDEWQETPDLWNLVRRAVDDHDGKGLYILTGSARPRDDARVHSGAGRIARLRIRPMTLFETGHSTGEVSLRRLLDGDDPAGTSSGLTVDALLERIIIGGWPDLLDASEREASLWLRDYLRTLAEVDVPGLGPRRNPGNIERLLTALGRAAATPLNLTSLAKDVGGARGRIASETLTNYLDALDRLMLIEPIPAWRPHLRSRTRLRAAAVHHFVDPSLGTAALGIGSNDLRRDLNAAGLHFESLVMRDLRVYGQRLGATLASWRDSQTGLEVDAVLELPDGRWAGIEVKLGEAAADAAADSLLRMSDKIDHERHGKPAALIVLTGGRFSYRRPDGVCVVPITALGP